In Acidimicrobiia bacterium, a single genomic region encodes these proteins:
- a CDS encoding trimethylamine methyltransferase family protein produces the protein MTDRARSRTGGRSARQAARAAHTLERQAYLTRSMKPVEALTDEGLEIIESNAERLMTEVGLEIHDDYAIGLFKEAGATVDGTRVRFDPGMCRSLVQATAPAQYTQFARNPANNVEIGGMHTVFAPNYGSPFVRDKINGRRYATIEDFNNFVKLAYMTPYMHHSGGTICEPVDLPVNKRHLDMVYAHLRYSDKPFMGSVTASERAQDSVDLARIGFGGDLADRTVMTSLINANSPMSWDATMLGAARVYAENNQACIMTPFILSGAMAPVTPAAVATQTLAESLVGMAFCQLVRPGAPVIFGSFASSMSMQTGAPTFGTPEPALVLYTVGALARRLGVPFRSGGSLTASKTADAQAAYESANTLQPTIMGGVNFVLHAAGWLEGGLAIGYEKFILDADQLGMMSTFVKGVDLSPNGQAIDAMLANPPGQHFLGSEHTLANFEDAFYRSTTANNDSFEQWFEEGSVEAEDRATLRWQTMLAEYVPPAIDDSIEEELQAFVAMRKAASPDSNV, from the coding sequence ATGACCGACCGCGCTCGCTCCCGTACTGGAGGTCGTTCGGCGCGTCAGGCCGCCCGCGCCGCCCACACCCTGGAACGCCAGGCCTACCTGACCCGCTCGATGAAACCGGTCGAGGCGTTGACCGATGAGGGCCTCGAAATCATCGAATCCAACGCCGAAAGACTCATGACCGAAGTCGGCCTGGAAATCCACGACGACTACGCCATCGGGCTGTTCAAAGAGGCGGGAGCGACCGTAGACGGAACCCGGGTCCGGTTCGATCCCGGAATGTGCCGGTCACTGGTTCAAGCCACCGCTCCGGCCCAATACACCCAGTTCGCCCGCAATCCGGCCAACAACGTCGAGATCGGCGGTATGCACACGGTGTTTGCTCCGAACTACGGCTCGCCCTTCGTTCGAGACAAGATCAACGGGCGTCGCTACGCCACGATTGAGGACTTCAACAACTTCGTCAAGCTCGCCTATATGACGCCCTACATGCACCATTCCGGCGGCACGATATGCGAGCCGGTCGACCTTCCGGTGAACAAGCGACACCTCGACATGGTTTATGCCCATCTTCGCTATTCGGACAAGCCGTTTATGGGGTCGGTGACCGCTTCGGAGCGTGCGCAAGATTCGGTTGACCTGGCCAGAATCGGGTTCGGGGGTGACCTGGCCGACCGGACCGTCATGACCTCACTTATCAACGCCAATTCACCGATGTCCTGGGACGCAACCATGCTCGGGGCGGCCAGGGTGTATGCCGAAAACAACCAGGCCTGCATCATGACGCCCTTCATCCTCTCGGGTGCGATGGCCCCGGTCACCCCGGCGGCCGTGGCGACACAAACGCTCGCCGAGTCGCTGGTCGGCATGGCGTTCTGCCAACTCGTACGGCCGGGCGCCCCGGTCATCTTCGGTTCATTCGCCTCGTCCATGTCGATGCAGACCGGAGCACCCACCTTCGGGACACCCGAACCCGCCTTGGTTCTGTACACCGTCGGGGCACTCGCCCGTCGCCTCGGAGTGCCTTTTCGCTCGGGCGGATCTCTCACGGCTTCAAAGACCGCCGACGCCCAAGCGGCCTACGAATCGGCCAACACGCTCCAGCCAACCATCATGGGCGGAGTCAACTTCGTCCTGCACGCCGCCGGCTGGCTCGAAGGCGGGTTGGCGATCGGCTACGAGAAGTTCATCCTCGACGCCGACCAGCTTGGCATGATGTCGACGTTCGTAAAAGGCGTCGACCTCTCGCCAAACGGCCAGGCGATCGACGCCATGCTCGCCAACCCTCCCGGCCAACATTTCCTGGGATCCGAGCACACGCTCGCCAATTTCGAAGATGCCTTCTACCGATCGACGACCGCCAACAACGACAGCTTCGAACAATGGTTCGAGGAGGGTTCGGTCGAGGCCGAAGATCGAGCCACGCTTCGGTGGCAGACGATGTTGGCCGAGTACGTGCCTCCGGCAATCGATGACAGCATCGAAGAAGAACTGCAGGCCTTCGTCGCCATGCGCAAAGCCGCCTCGCCGGACTCGAACGTCTGA
- a CDS encoding methylenetetrahydrofolate reductase has protein sequence MDFQLNDEQRAGLRRVLEHAKFELIPLKNVLDQAKYLPQGATVSVTASPVKTLEDTWDLAANLQQMGFAVVPHLSARMTKDKGHLERLLKRLDQLDIHSMFLVGGDAQEPGEFVDAISILRAMDDIGNSVTNVGVTAYPDGHTAIPDESLRQAMHDKQPYAAYMTTQMCFDHEKIGSWLNETRRDDITMPVVFGIPGVADRLKLMTISARIGVGQSARFLSKNSSLITKFIKPGGYSPAELLEPMADLFVSETANVAGLHIYTFNQCDTTERWRQEYLADLA, from the coding sequence ATGGACTTCCAGCTGAATGACGAACAACGCGCCGGACTGCGCCGGGTACTTGAGCATGCCAAATTCGAGCTCATCCCCCTGAAGAACGTCCTGGATCAGGCCAAGTACCTTCCCCAGGGGGCAACCGTGTCCGTGACGGCGTCTCCCGTCAAAACGCTCGAGGACACCTGGGATCTGGCCGCCAACCTCCAGCAGATGGGTTTCGCGGTCGTACCCCACCTGTCGGCCAGGATGACGAAGGACAAGGGCCACCTCGAGCGCCTCCTCAAGCGTCTGGACCAACTCGACATTCATTCGATGTTTCTGGTGGGTGGTGACGCCCAGGAGCCGGGCGAGTTCGTTGATGCGATTTCCATTTTGCGCGCCATGGATGACATCGGGAACAGTGTGACGAATGTCGGAGTTACGGCTTATCCGGATGGCCATACGGCGATCCCCGACGAGAGCCTGCGTCAGGCGATGCACGACAAACAACCGTACGCCGCGTACATGACAACGCAGATGTGTTTCGATCATGAAAAGATCGGTTCATGGCTCAATGAGACGCGCCGCGATGACATCACAATGCCGGTCGTGTTCGGCATCCCCGGTGTGGCCGACCGCCTGAAGCTCATGACGATCTCGGCCCGAATCGGGGTCGGGCAATCGGCCCGGTTCCTGTCGAAGAACTCCAGCCTCATTACCAAGTTCATCAAGCCGGGCGGCTACTCCCCGGCCGAACTACTCGAGCCGATGGCCGACCTGTTCGTGTCGGAAACCGCCAACGTGGCCGGGCTTCACATCTACACGTTCAACCAGTGTGACACCACCGAACGGTGGCGCCAGGAGTATCTCGCCGACCTGGCGTGA